A genomic segment from Pseudomonas sp. S09G 359 encodes:
- a CDS encoding iron ABC transporter permease, whose product MIRTLLALALLLIAVLAGVAIGETAISPQVVLQVLANKLWGASYVLDPIDEGVVWNYRLTRALVAAACGAGLATCGVILQSLLRNPLADPYLLGISAGASTGAVLVALMGVGGGLISLSAGAFVGAMAAFALVILLARASGSVSGTGQIILAGIAGSQLFNALTAFLITKSASSEQARGIMFWLLGNLSGVRWPSVWLAVPVAVIGLAVCLWHRRALDAFTFGSDSAASLGIPVRRVQFVLVGCAALVTAVMVSIVGSIGFVGLVIPHAVRLLLGTGHSRLLPASALGGALFLIAADVLSRTLIKGQVIPVGVVTALVGAPVFALILIGRRNPR is encoded by the coding sequence GTGATCCGAACCCTACTCGCCCTGGCCCTGCTGCTGATCGCCGTGCTCGCCGGCGTGGCCATCGGCGAAACCGCCATCTCACCCCAGGTGGTGCTGCAGGTGCTCGCCAACAAACTTTGGGGCGCCAGTTACGTGCTGGACCCTATCGATGAGGGCGTGGTGTGGAACTACCGCCTGACCCGCGCCCTGGTCGCCGCCGCGTGCGGTGCCGGGTTGGCAACCTGTGGGGTGATTCTGCAGTCGTTGCTGCGCAACCCGCTGGCCGACCCGTACCTGCTGGGCATCAGCGCCGGCGCCTCGACCGGCGCGGTGTTGGTGGCGCTGATGGGCGTGGGCGGCGGTTTGATCTCGTTGTCGGCCGGTGCATTTGTAGGCGCCATGGCCGCCTTTGCCTTGGTAATTCTGCTCGCGCGGGCCAGCGGCTCCGTGAGCGGCACCGGGCAGATCATCCTCGCGGGCATCGCCGGTTCGCAGCTGTTCAATGCCCTCACCGCGTTCCTGATCACCAAGTCGGCCAGTTCCGAACAGGCGCGCGGCATCATGTTCTGGTTGCTCGGCAACCTCAGCGGCGTGCGCTGGCCCTCTGTGTGGCTGGCGGTGCCGGTGGCGGTCATCGGCCTGGCGGTGTGCCTGTGGCACCGGCGCGCGCTGGATGCGTTCACTTTCGGCAGCGACTCGGCGGCGTCCCTTGGCATCCCGGTACGTCGCGTGCAATTTGTGCTGGTGGGTTGCGCGGCGCTGGTCACGGCGGTGATGGTCTCGATTGTCGGCTCCATCGGTTTTGTCGGCCTGGTGATCCCCCACGCTGTGCGCCTGCTGCTTGGCACCGGGCACTCGCGTTTGCTGCCGGCCAGTGCGCTGGGGGGCGCGCTGTTTCTGATTGCCGCCGATGTGCTGTCACGCACGCTGATCAAGGGCCAGGTGATTCCGGTGGGCGTGGTCACCGCCCTGGTCGGTGCGCCAGTGTTTGCGTTGATTCTGATTGGCCGGAGAAACCCCCGATGA
- a CDS encoding ABC transporter ATP-binding protein: MSVLSCSGLGFKVREAELLCDIHLDVEQGETLGIVGPNGSGKSTLLKLLAGLRAPASGQVQLGGKRLGELSRRAIAQQLAVVEQQADTDDAIRVFDAVALGRTPWLSALSPWSDEDDAIVRQALHDVDATHLSTRAWRSLSGGERQRVHIARALAQRPQILLLDEPTNHLDIQHQLAILKGVQALPVTTLIALHDLNQALTCDRLAVLDRGRLVALGKPLEVLTPQRLQDTFGVQAHYLTDPFDGAQILRLRSN, translated from the coding sequence ATGAGCGTACTGAGCTGCAGCGGCTTGGGCTTCAAGGTGCGCGAGGCTGAGTTGCTGTGCGATATTCACCTGGACGTCGAGCAGGGCGAAACCCTCGGCATCGTCGGCCCGAACGGCTCCGGCAAATCCACCCTGCTCAAACTGCTCGCCGGCCTGCGGGCGCCCGCATCGGGCCAGGTGCAGCTTGGCGGTAAGCGCCTGGGCGAGCTGTCGCGCCGCGCCATCGCGCAACAGCTGGCGGTGGTGGAGCAACAGGCCGACACCGACGACGCCATCCGCGTCTTCGACGCCGTGGCGCTGGGCCGCACGCCCTGGCTGTCGGCGTTGAGCCCGTGGTCCGACGAAGATGACGCCATCGTGCGCCAGGCCCTGCACGATGTGGACGCCACGCACCTGAGCACACGCGCCTGGCGCAGCCTCTCCGGCGGCGAACGCCAGCGTGTGCACATCGCCCGCGCCCTGGCGCAGCGGCCGCAGATTCTGTTACTGGATGAGCCGACCAATCACCTGGATATCCAGCACCAGCTGGCGATATTGAAAGGCGTGCAGGCGCTGCCGGTGACCACGCTGATTGCGCTGCATGACCTTAACCAGGCCCTGACCTGTGACCGCCTGGCCGTGCTCGATCGCGGGCGGTTGGTGGCGTTGGGCAAGCCGTTGGAAGTACTCACGCCGCAGCGGCTGCAGGACACGTTCGGGGTGCAGGCGCATTACCTGACGGACCCGTTTGATGGGGCGCAAATATTGCGATTGCGCTCCAACTGA
- a CDS encoding GNAT family N-acetyltransferase, which produces MIIQPVVAADIPDVLTFVLQARAELFPKLSGAGMPADLADFEAVYLQSDGRFLVAREGDQIVAAIGYLPYDGRFPQLDYQDRKTVEVVRLFVLPAFRRFGLAGRLYRELEALARADGVEVVYLHTHPFLPGAIDFWVRQGFEIVDIEADPLWQTTHMHKPL; this is translated from the coding sequence ATGATTATTCAGCCGGTTGTGGCCGCTGACATTCCTGACGTACTGACCTTCGTTCTGCAGGCCCGTGCGGAGCTGTTTCCCAAGCTCAGCGGCGCCGGTATGCCGGCTGACCTGGCGGACTTCGAAGCCGTTTACCTGCAAAGCGATGGGCGGTTTCTGGTCGCGCGCGAGGGGGATCAGATTGTCGCCGCGATCGGCTATTTGCCTTACGACGGGCGCTTTCCCCAGTTGGATTATCAGGATCGCAAGACGGTGGAAGTGGTGCGGCTATTCGTGCTGCCAGCGTTTCGCCGCTTTGGTCTGGCGGGTAGGTTGTATCGCGAGCTGGAAGCGCTGGCGCGGGCGGATGGGGTAGAGGTGGTGTACCTGCATACCCACCCGTTTCTGCCGGGAGCGATTGATTTCTGGGTGCGGCAGGGCTTTGAGATTGTTGATATCGAAGCCGACCCGCTGTGGCAGACCACCCACATGCACAAGCCGCTGTAG